The following proteins come from a genomic window of Brevibacillus antibioticus:
- a CDS encoding arylamine N-acetyltransferase — MYTLPNWASLYLQRLQLDRKSPSLSYLSQLCRAHLQTFPYENVSKLLFFRDGKHEVPTPEEYVHNAIHHHFGGTCYTTNHSFLALLRSLGFFGHLILPGGGHTAILIDGPNTGETPVYVDVGATAPIFEPIHFLEDGNHARPFGAVSMDLTKSPDHPEHYRFTRYENGKVALPPWDFHPDERKELSDLSEVIRSSFSPDALFLNRLHIHRFQLEQDRFVLLKNNTLHIGYSDGTGQITPLHTVSDIEAAVADEMQLPLLPVREAVESLLERGIDIFAAPQKEEVPLENEALVFKEN; from the coding sequence ATGTATACCTTACCGAACTGGGCGAGTTTATACCTTCAACGTCTACAGCTAGACCGCAAGTCCCCTAGCCTCTCTTATCTCAGTCAGCTCTGTCGCGCGCATCTGCAGACCTTCCCTTATGAAAATGTAAGCAAGCTGCTCTTCTTCCGTGACGGAAAACATGAGGTACCGACCCCTGAGGAATATGTGCACAATGCGATCCACCATCATTTTGGCGGCACATGCTATACCACCAATCACAGCTTTCTCGCGCTACTTCGCTCCCTTGGCTTCTTCGGTCACCTCATCTTGCCAGGCGGTGGACATACTGCCATCCTGATCGACGGTCCGAACACAGGCGAGACACCCGTCTATGTGGATGTAGGGGCTACCGCTCCTATCTTTGAGCCGATTCATTTTCTGGAAGACGGGAACCATGCCAGGCCTTTTGGCGCTGTTTCCATGGATTTGACCAAAAGTCCCGATCATCCTGAACACTATCGCTTTACGCGGTATGAAAACGGAAAAGTGGCACTTCCTCCGTGGGATTTTCATCCGGATGAACGAAAAGAACTGTCCGACTTGTCGGAAGTCATCCGCTCCTCTTTTTCACCAGACGCCCTCTTTTTGAATCGACTTCACATACATCGTTTTCAACTGGAGCAAGATCGCTTCGTGCTCCTTAAAAACAACACACTCCACATCGGTTATTCAGATGGCACAGGCCAGATAACACCCCTCCACACTGTCTCTGATATAGAAGCTGCCGTAGCCGATGAAATGCAATTACCACTTCTCCCTGTTCGCGAGGCGGTAGAAAGCCTACTTGAGCGTGGTATTGATATTTTTGCTGCTCCCCAAAAAGAAGAAGTCCCCCTTGAAAACGAAGCTCTCGTGTTCAAAGAAAATTAA
- a CDS encoding THUMP domain-containing class I SAM-dependent RNA methyltransferase, with product MQKVELIATATFGLESVVAEEVKALGYGPVQVENGKVTFTADISAIPRTNLWLRTADRVRLKIGEFKATTFDELFEQTKALPWADWITEDGTFPVEGKSVKSTLFSVPDCQAIVKKAVVESLKKTYKREWFDEQGPLYKIEVALLKDVATLTIDTSGPGLHKRGYRELIGQAPLKETMAAAMIMLSRWKPDRVFMDPFCGSGTLPIEAALIGQNIAPGMNREFVSETWPIIPKTAWREARAETHDLARYDQKLEIIGTDMDDEILKIARHNATEAGVDDLIHFQRMDVRDVRTKRKYGYLICNPPYGERLGEWKQVAKMYGEMGKTFAAMDTWSFYVITSDEQFEEHFGRTASKKRKLYNGNIKVDYYQFFGPRPPRGPMVTPTE from the coding sequence ATGCAAAAAGTAGAATTGATCGCTACGGCGACTTTTGGTTTGGAATCAGTAGTAGCAGAAGAGGTAAAGGCACTCGGATACGGTCCGGTACAGGTGGAAAACGGCAAGGTAACGTTCACCGCAGATATTTCTGCGATTCCCCGCACAAATTTGTGGTTACGAACTGCCGACCGCGTGCGTCTAAAGATAGGAGAGTTCAAAGCGACCACGTTTGACGAGCTGTTTGAACAGACAAAGGCACTGCCGTGGGCTGATTGGATTACAGAGGACGGGACATTTCCTGTGGAAGGGAAATCGGTCAAATCTACCTTGTTCAGTGTGCCGGATTGCCAAGCCATCGTGAAAAAAGCAGTGGTAGAAAGTCTGAAAAAGACCTACAAGCGCGAGTGGTTCGATGAGCAAGGGCCGCTGTACAAGATCGAGGTGGCACTTCTCAAGGATGTGGCGACGCTGACGATTGATACGTCAGGACCGGGTCTGCACAAGCGCGGCTACCGGGAATTGATCGGACAAGCGCCACTAAAAGAAACGATGGCTGCGGCGATGATTATGCTGTCTCGCTGGAAGCCTGATCGGGTATTTATGGACCCATTCTGTGGATCGGGTACACTTCCGATTGAAGCGGCGCTGATCGGACAAAACATCGCTCCGGGGATGAACCGGGAATTCGTTTCCGAGACGTGGCCTATCATTCCGAAAACAGCTTGGCGTGAAGCGCGCGCAGAAACCCATGATTTGGCTCGTTATGATCAAAAGCTGGAGATTATCGGGACAGACATGGATGACGAGATCTTGAAAATTGCCCGCCACAACGCGACGGAGGCTGGTGTAGATGACCTGATTCATTTTCAGCGCATGGATGTGCGGGATGTAAGAACCAAGCGCAAGTACGGCTACTTGATTTGCAACCCACCTTATGGGGAGCGCCTGGGAGAATGGAAGCAGGTTGCCAAGATGTATGGCGAAATGGGGAAAACCTTTGCTGCCATGGATACGTGGTCTTTCTATGTTATTACGTCCGATGAACAGTTTGAGGAGCATTTTGGTCGTACAGCAAGCAAAAAGCGCAAGCTCTACAACGGAAATATCAAAGTAGATTACTATCAGTTTTTCGGACCTAGACCGCCACGCGGACCAATGGTTACCCCGACCGAGTAG
- a CDS encoding GNAT family N-acetyltransferase encodes MITIKRMSDCTFAEVTKAWNRGFEGYFIEFTMTEEMLVQRLGGEGYVMSLSVVAFDGTEPIGLVASGMRTIAGKKVAWNGGTGVATEYRRQGVGKQLIEAALDVYREAGVEVATLEALSQNTKAIALYEQKGYDIVDRLLFLQQSEPLAEDAFQTKSQADYRVRRILAAEAATLPFYVTDVPWQNYWLNLRDAQALLVEDREGQTVGYAMYKCLVNEEGKVSGIVLRQCVAQPEHPDAQDILKTALAHVYGPLAHDCRRSTYNLRAADTLLVEILKAVGFGPSETEQVFMIKQMEATKIPAV; translated from the coding sequence ATGATTACCATCAAACGGATGAGTGACTGTACCTTTGCAGAAGTGACCAAAGCGTGGAACAGAGGATTTGAAGGTTATTTTATCGAGTTTACGATGACAGAAGAAATGCTTGTCCAGCGACTGGGTGGCGAGGGATACGTGATGTCCCTGTCTGTGGTTGCCTTCGACGGTACGGAGCCGATTGGCTTAGTGGCCAGCGGTATGAGGACCATTGCGGGGAAAAAAGTCGCCTGGAATGGTGGTACGGGTGTCGCCACGGAATACCGTCGACAAGGAGTAGGGAAACAACTGATTGAGGCGGCATTGGATGTATACCGGGAAGCTGGGGTGGAAGTAGCGACCTTGGAGGCATTGAGCCAAAATACCAAAGCGATTGCCTTGTATGAGCAAAAAGGCTATGACATCGTGGATCGTCTGTTGTTTTTGCAGCAAAGTGAACCGCTGGCAGAGGATGCTTTTCAGACAAAATCCCAAGCTGATTATCGGGTTCGACGCATTTTGGCAGCGGAGGCCGCCACGCTGCCGTTTTACGTGACCGATGTCCCGTGGCAAAATTATTGGCTGAACTTGCGAGATGCGCAGGCCTTGCTAGTCGAAGACAGAGAGGGTCAGACGGTCGGCTATGCGATGTACAAGTGTTTGGTAAACGAAGAGGGCAAAGTGAGTGGGATTGTTCTTCGTCAATGTGTAGCGCAGCCAGAGCATCCTGATGCGCAAGACATCTTGAAAACCGCACTCGCGCATGTGTATGGGCCACTTGCACACGATTGCCGCCGGTCTACGTATAATTTGCGCGCGGCTGATACCTTGCTTGTCGAAATCCTGAAAGCGGTGGGATTCGGTCCTTCCGAGACGGAGCAGGTGTTTATGATCAAGCAGATGGAAGCAACAAAGATTCCGGCCGTATAG
- a CDS encoding uracil-DNA glycosylase, protein MTTILQNDWAPVLADEFEKPYYVKLRQTLKEEYQTQTIYPDMFHIFTALHLTEYQNAKVVILGQDPYHGPGQAHGLSFSVKPGIKPPPSLVNIYKELKSDVGFEIPQHGYLNHWAKQGVMMLNTVLTVRRGTPNSHKDIGWETFTDRIIHLLNDRETPLVFILWGKHAQEKAAFIDRNKHFVIASPHPSPFSANRGFFGSRPFSRTNEFLRSRGLQEIDWQLPMQVAEEEE, encoded by the coding sequence ATGACTACCATATTGCAAAATGACTGGGCCCCCGTATTGGCCGATGAATTCGAGAAGCCCTATTATGTAAAGCTTCGTCAAACGTTGAAGGAAGAATATCAGACGCAGACAATCTACCCAGATATGTTTCATATATTCACAGCGCTGCACCTGACTGAATATCAGAATGCAAAGGTTGTGATTTTGGGGCAGGACCCATATCACGGACCGGGACAAGCACATGGATTGAGCTTTTCGGTCAAGCCGGGAATCAAGCCGCCGCCGTCTCTGGTCAACATCTACAAAGAGTTGAAAAGCGATGTTGGTTTTGAAATTCCCCAGCATGGTTATCTGAACCATTGGGCGAAGCAAGGCGTCATGATGCTGAACACCGTTCTGACGGTTCGTCGCGGCACACCGAATTCGCACAAGGACATTGGGTGGGAGACGTTTACAGATCGAATTATTCATTTGTTGAACGACAGGGAGACACCACTCGTTTTCATCCTGTGGGGAAAGCATGCGCAGGAGAAGGCGGCATTCATTGATCGAAACAAGCATTTCGTCATCGCCTCCCCGCATCCAAGCCCATTTTCGGCAAATCGCGGTTTTTTTGGCAGCCGTCCTTTTTCGCGGACTAATGAGTTTTTGCGTTCGCGCGGGCTTCAAGAGATTGATTGGCAGTTGCCGATGCAGGTAGCGGAAGAGGAAGAGTAG
- a CDS encoding DUF6713 family protein, which yields MPDLLLVLFLINLSLFLLHEMDAIRRSEWRLFIVLKDMEDSKAYKVFTFIHLPLYTIILYFLLSKYQTVTFWVLDIFLIIHAILHLFFEKHPRNGFKNSFSRTIIYPMGLLAAIHLVLLFITEYQ from the coding sequence ATGCCTGATCTCTTGCTTGTGTTATTCTTGATAAACTTATCTTTATTTCTCTTGCACGAAATGGATGCGATAAGACGTTCTGAGTGGAGATTGTTTATCGTGCTTAAGGATATGGAAGATTCTAAAGCCTATAAAGTATTCACTTTTATTCACCTTCCTCTTTACACAATCATACTCTACTTCCTTTTAAGTAAATATCAGACAGTTACTTTTTGGGTCCTAGATATATTTTTAATCATACATGCAATCCTGCACTTATTTTTTGAAAAGCACCCCCGTAATGGATTTAAAAATTCATTTTCAAGAACAATTATTTATCCAATGGGACTCCTTGCGGCTATTCATTTAGTATTACTATTCATAACTGAGTACCAATGA
- a CDS encoding 2Fe-2S iron-sulfur cluster-binding protein: MRKQLTVGSLIPGRSGVQMSSPAPVPVHTHPSLKKTEMSPARPQSEQKLVQVKQRSQTMPVRYTPSQTLLQAALTQDQPIAYKCQQGHCGKCSVQIVAGASLLDTPTGQEKAKLGEKLATGYRLACQSTFRSSIPT; encoded by the coding sequence ATGCGCAAACAGCTTACGGTCGGCTCGCTCATTCCTGGACGATCTGGCGTACAGATGTCGAGTCCAGCTCCCGTTCCCGTGCATACGCATCCGTCGTTGAAAAAAACAGAAATGAGCCCGGCTCGTCCCCAATCAGAGCAGAAGCTCGTACAGGTGAAGCAACGCTCACAAACGATGCCAGTCCGGTATACTCCCTCTCAGACACTATTGCAAGCTGCGCTCACACAAGATCAACCCATCGCTTACAAATGCCAACAAGGGCATTGCGGCAAGTGCAGTGTACAGATCGTAGCTGGTGCATCATTACTCGATACCCCGACTGGACAGGAAAAAGCAAAGCTGGGAGAAAAACTCGCTACAGGCTATCGTCTTGCTTGTCAGAGCACATTTCGCTCTTCGATTCCTACATAG
- a CDS encoding stalk domain-containing protein, producing MKWDIKSFLGGIVVGSVLFSGIAIAAPAFPNAEEGMKTPFTYYFDGLPKSPNSDIQGIMYKNSVYVPIRFVAENLNKSVIYDARTKSIFIGKIPTTKMYSKMEAIELVKKKFAGKLSPTHVVEYTHDDEKGHYVIQVYQTVVNNFQSGDSYTSTYGWFVVNPNTGEIKPLL from the coding sequence ATGAAATGGGACATCAAGTCATTTTTGGGGGGCATTGTTGTAGGTTCGGTGCTCTTTTCCGGCATTGCCATTGCAGCACCCGCTTTTCCAAACGCGGAAGAAGGAATGAAAACACCGTTCACCTACTACTTTGACGGGTTGCCGAAATCACCAAACAGCGACATACAAGGCATCATGTACAAAAACTCCGTCTATGTACCAATCCGCTTCGTAGCTGAGAACCTGAACAAATCGGTCATTTACGATGCGAGAACCAAATCGATATTCATCGGTAAAATTCCAACAACAAAAATGTACTCCAAAATGGAAGCGATCGAGCTGGTGAAAAAGAAATTCGCCGGAAAACTCTCGCCAACACATGTAGTCGAGTACACTCACGACGACGAAAAAGGGCATTATGTCATTCAAGTGTACCAAACGGTCGTGAACAACTTCCAATCTGGCGACAGCTACACCAGTACGTATGGCTGGTTCGTAGTGAACCCGAATACCGGGGAAATTAAGCCGTTGTTATAA
- a CDS encoding thiamine diphosphokinase: MNPTRILLFAGGNLGNWAIQEIRENDWLVGVDRGALFLVRNGLVPRLSIGDFDSVSIEEMAEIERHSMHVSSCDPVMKDLTDTEMALAWAIEQQPAEIVLLGVLGSRFDHMLANLHLLNKALQTGTNCRILDETNEIRLIDRQSTIEQDHFDHISLLPFTPEVTGITLTGFLYPLKDATLRIGDTLGISNLLTEQTGTITIQTGKLLVVKSKD, translated from the coding sequence ATGAATCCTACACGCATCCTACTATTCGCTGGAGGCAATCTGGGCAACTGGGCGATCCAAGAGATTCGTGAAAATGATTGGCTCGTCGGCGTTGACAGAGGTGCCTTGTTCCTCGTTCGCAACGGTCTTGTGCCAAGATTGTCGATCGGTGACTTTGATTCTGTCAGCATCGAGGAAATGGCAGAAATTGAACGTCACAGTATGCACGTCTCCTCCTGCGATCCCGTTATGAAAGATTTGACCGATACAGAGATGGCCCTTGCTTGGGCAATCGAGCAACAGCCAGCAGAAATTGTGCTGCTCGGTGTGCTCGGCTCTCGTTTTGACCATATGCTGGCAAACCTACACTTGCTGAACAAAGCGTTGCAGACGGGCACCAACTGCCGCATCCTCGATGAGACCAATGAAATCCGACTGATTGACCGCCAGAGTACGATAGAGCAGGATCATTTTGATCATATCTCCCTGCTGCCTTTTACACCGGAAGTCACAGGGATCACCTTAACTGGATTCCTCTATCCGTTGAAGGACGCTACCCTGCGGATTGGCGACACGCTTGGGATCAGCAATCTGCTAACGGAACAGACTGGAACGATTACGATTCAAACGGGCAAGCTGCTCGTTGTCAAAAGCAAAGACTAA
- a CDS encoding sigma-54 interaction domain-containing protein: MTEFSRIEEFIQSYADNISKVLGLDVTILDEQGIRVSGTGYYQELIGLPAPEGSFFRMILQTGQPGMIFDMKKNESECGNCKFLQQCRELATIGFPVHKREKTVGVIGIIGFSPEQKEKMLHHSEKWMPFLQHTSSLIEHKLLELDAEREKSCNIQEEMPQASVHPVYFAQLIGAETGLRDVIAKAKKVTNSISTVLIRGESGTGKELLAKAIHCESGRSRHPFIAVNCAAIPETLLESELFGYEGGAFTGSRREGKPGKFELAHKGTIFLDEVGDIPLSLQPKLLRVLQEKTVDRVGGVKTLGVDVRVIAATHRDLESMVREGTFREDLYYRLNVIPLRLKPLRERTEDIALYLQHFLYRYGTLLQRGRLELEAQLVQRLQAYEWPGNIRQLENAVEYMVNMAEGQVIGNDELPDYLLFEDETTTVGSDLGLEKLVAEYERSILQRYLNAGKFGQDKAAIADELQISLSTLYRKMEKYGLEKG; this comes from the coding sequence GCCGACAATATTTCCAAGGTACTGGGACTCGATGTCACCATCCTGGATGAACAAGGGATACGTGTGAGTGGAACCGGCTACTATCAGGAGTTGATTGGATTGCCTGCGCCGGAGGGATCGTTTTTCCGAATGATCCTGCAAACCGGACAGCCGGGAATGATTTTTGACATGAAAAAGAACGAGTCGGAGTGCGGCAATTGCAAGTTTTTGCAGCAATGCCGAGAGCTGGCGACGATTGGATTTCCGGTGCACAAACGGGAGAAGACGGTAGGGGTCATCGGAATTATCGGCTTTTCCCCCGAGCAAAAAGAAAAAATGCTGCACCATTCGGAAAAATGGATGCCGTTTTTGCAGCATACGAGTTCCTTGATTGAACACAAGCTGCTCGAGCTGGATGCGGAGCGTGAGAAGAGCTGTAACATTCAAGAGGAAATGCCGCAGGCCTCGGTTCATCCGGTGTATTTCGCCCAGCTGATTGGGGCAGAAACAGGCTTGCGTGATGTCATTGCCAAAGCGAAAAAGGTGACGAACAGCATATCCACTGTTTTGATCCGAGGAGAGAGCGGAACGGGCAAGGAGCTGTTGGCAAAAGCCATTCACTGCGAAAGTGGGCGCAGTAGACATCCATTTATCGCAGTCAATTGCGCTGCGATTCCCGAGACCTTGTTAGAAAGCGAGTTGTTCGGGTACGAAGGCGGTGCATTCACAGGCTCCAGACGCGAAGGGAAGCCGGGAAAATTTGAATTGGCCCACAAGGGAACGATTTTTCTGGATGAAGTAGGCGATATTCCGTTGTCCCTCCAGCCCAAGCTGCTGCGTGTCCTTCAGGAGAAAACAGTAGATCGAGTAGGCGGCGTGAAGACACTAGGCGTGGATGTACGTGTCATTGCTGCTACACACAGAGATTTGGAGAGCATGGTCAGGGAAGGAACGTTTCGCGAGGATTTGTATTATCGTCTCAACGTCATCCCCCTGCGGTTAAAGCCGTTGCGTGAACGCACGGAGGATATTGCGCTTTACTTGCAGCACTTCCTGTATCGGTACGGGACGTTGCTGCAAAGAGGCAGACTGGAGCTCGAAGCCCAGCTCGTCCAACGACTACAGGCATACGAGTGGCCGGGGAATATTCGTCAGTTGGAAAATGCCGTTGAATACATGGTCAACATGGCGGAGGGGCAAGTCATCGGCAACGACGAGCTTCCTGATTATTTGCTGTTTGAGGATGAAACGACGACAGTAGGCAGCGATTTGGGATTGGAAAAGCTGGTGGCAGAATATGAACGCTCCATTCTCCAGCGCTATTTGAACGCAGGCAAGTTTGGACAGGACAAAGCCGCGATTGCCGATGAGCTGCAAATCAGCTTGTCGACCTTGTACCGGAAGATGGAGAAATACGGTTTGGAAAAAGGATAG
- a CDS encoding antibiotic biosynthesis monooxygenase family protein, translated as MMMEIKTYVVQEGHSDKIVQGFSEPGAVEKAPGFVDLSVLVQKPRKGEEEVVVIIRWESKEAWKQWELSDVHLAGHREAREEKTPEWYISGNTGHYELKAKKEPQPS; from the coding sequence ATGATGATGGAAATAAAAACATACGTCGTCCAGGAAGGTCATTCTGACAAAATCGTACAAGGCTTTAGCGAGCCTGGTGCTGTTGAGAAGGCTCCTGGTTTTGTAGATTTGAGCGTGCTGGTACAGAAGCCACGTAAAGGTGAAGAAGAAGTCGTCGTCATAATCCGCTGGGAATCAAAAGAAGCATGGAAGCAGTGGGAGCTGAGTGATGTTCATCTGGCAGGTCACCGCGAAGCGCGCGAAGAAAAAACCCCTGAGTGGTACATTAGCGGCAATACCGGCCATTACGAGCTGAAAGCGAAGAAAGAACCGCAGCCTTCGTAA
- a CDS encoding Fpg/Nei family DNA glycosylase, whose product MPELPEMETYHRLLLDKIGGGTITATHVQREKTINLPPEEFSRLLQGNRLTLVDRRGKHLLFHLESGHVLLLHLMLGGFLYLGSAEDKLKRTAQVTLAFGERILYFHGLRLGYLHLLTNVQIDERLAPLGPEPLDPLFTFTRFTELLADKRSVLKTALVNQHWLAGIGNCYADEICFHAAILPTRTIPTISLDEQKQLYHSMQTVLKEAIRFGGYMQPLFQGDSLTGGFDERCQVYDRGGEPCLRCGQPIEKSELSSRKVFACTNCQH is encoded by the coding sequence GTGCCTGAATTACCTGAGATGGAAACCTATCACCGATTGCTGCTCGATAAAATCGGTGGCGGAACAATTACAGCCACACATGTTCAGCGGGAAAAAACGATCAATCTGCCACCTGAGGAATTTTCTCGTCTTTTGCAAGGTAATCGCCTGACACTTGTCGACCGACGTGGCAAGCATCTTCTCTTCCATCTGGAAAGTGGACATGTCCTGCTGCTTCATCTGATGCTCGGCGGCTTTTTATACCTAGGCTCTGCGGAAGACAAGCTGAAGCGAACCGCCCAAGTGACTCTTGCCTTTGGAGAACGCATTTTATATTTTCACGGACTCCGTTTGGGCTACCTGCACTTACTCACCAACGTCCAGATCGACGAAAGGCTGGCTCCACTCGGTCCGGAGCCATTGGACCCGCTGTTTACCTTTACCCGATTTACGGAGTTGCTCGCTGACAAGCGCAGCGTCCTCAAAACGGCGTTAGTCAATCAGCATTGGCTGGCGGGCATCGGCAACTGCTATGCGGACGAAATCTGCTTTCATGCCGCCATCCTACCTACCCGGACAATCCCGACAATTTCCCTCGACGAACAAAAACAGCTTTATCATTCCATGCAAACCGTACTCAAAGAAGCGATTCGATTCGGCGGTTACATGCAGCCGCTTTTTCAAGGAGATTCCCTGACAGGCGGCTTCGATGAGCGCTGCCAGGTGTACGATCGCGGCGGAGAGCCTTGCCTACGCTGTGGACAGCCTATCGAAAAGAGCGAGCTCTCCTCCCGCAAAGTATTCGCCTGCACGAACTGCCAGCATTGA